In Prescottella soli, a genomic segment contains:
- a CDS encoding ester cyclase, whose product MSTRVLSDSTHTHVVDVAADRVDIGEWLFSLSETEYRRCCPPDHITTGVGTAADGRPLAIGVETFGDALMIHHFVGEVTEPHHCRLVSTSEAVAAEGRTTVEVIWELRAEPTADGRCAVTDRIAVIPTGDYFAFLDHHGITFEDAAAACHTACSDHNRRETPLLAASIARRATASNGRHSVNPVAAVTIRRDTPDVDGEAAKAVVRRNTEQVQGGGDFAVFDELFADDYVDHTPQPGTTPDKAGTRLLYQSLRAAFPDFHAEIHWQSAEGTLVTTYKTYRGTHRGVFMGIAPTGRAVEFETVDAMRVRDGRIVEHWGVANLLSLMKQLGD is encoded by the coding sequence GTGTCCACACGTGTTCTCTCGGACTCGACCCACACCCACGTCGTCGACGTGGCCGCCGACAGGGTCGACATCGGCGAGTGGTTGTTCTCGCTGTCGGAGACCGAGTACCGGAGGTGCTGTCCCCCGGACCACATCACCACCGGCGTCGGCACCGCCGCGGACGGGCGACCGCTCGCGATCGGTGTCGAGACCTTCGGCGATGCCCTGATGATCCACCACTTCGTCGGCGAGGTCACCGAACCGCACCATTGCCGACTGGTCTCGACGTCGGAGGCCGTCGCCGCCGAGGGCCGGACGACGGTCGAGGTGATCTGGGAACTGCGCGCCGAGCCCACCGCCGACGGCCGCTGCGCCGTCACCGACCGGATCGCGGTGATTCCCACCGGGGACTACTTCGCCTTCCTCGACCATCACGGCATCACCTTCGAGGACGCCGCGGCGGCGTGCCACACCGCGTGCAGCGACCACAACCGGCGCGAGACCCCGCTCCTCGCCGCGAGCATCGCCCGCCGCGCGACGGCGTCGAACGGCCGACACTCGGTCAATCCCGTTGCCGCCGTGACCATCCGGCGTGACACCCCGGACGTCGACGGCGAGGCCGCGAAGGCGGTGGTCCGCCGCAACACCGAGCAGGTCCAGGGCGGCGGCGACTTCGCGGTGTTCGACGAACTGTTCGCCGACGACTACGTCGACCACACACCCCAACCCGGCACCACGCCCGACAAGGCCGGCACGAGACTGCTGTACCAGTCGCTGCGCGCCGCGTTCCCGGACTTCCACGCCGAGATCCACTGGCAGTCGGCGGAGGGCACCCTGGTGACGACCTACAAGACCTACCGCGGCACGCACCGGGGCGTGTTCATGGGCATCGCGCCCACCGGCCGGGCGGTCGAGTTCGAGACCGTCGACGCGATGCGGGTGCGCGACGGCAGGATCGTCGAGCACTGGGGTGTCGCGAACCTGCTGTCGCTGATGAAGCAGCTCGGCGACTGA
- a CDS encoding DUF6412 domain-containing protein produces MARIWSTLAGKLNVVQLTWVAVLTLVIATTSAGDGPAAIAGTAVAIAVILAVGGGGSLSQLHLLTAPAVGPPREERHLRGAFRRQSAPNTPGRPRRPRAPGQVLTTA; encoded by the coding sequence ATGGCACGGATCTGGTCGACACTCGCGGGGAAGCTGAACGTCGTTCAGCTCACGTGGGTAGCCGTGCTGACTTTGGTGATTGCGACCACTTCCGCCGGCGACGGTCCGGCTGCGATCGCCGGCACCGCGGTCGCGATCGCGGTGATCTTGGCTGTCGGCGGGGGCGGTTCGCTGTCCCAGCTGCACCTGCTGACGGCACCTGCTGTCGGGCCGCCCCGCGAGGAGCGGCATCTGCGCGGCGCCTTCCGCCGGCAGAGCGCCCCGAATACTCCCGGCCGTCCCCGTCGACCCCGAGCGCCCGGACAGGTGCTGACCACCGCATAG
- the yidC gene encoding membrane protein insertase YidC gives MLDFIYYPVSAILWFWHKAFGSILGPDSGFAWALAVVFLVFTLRLLLLGPAIRQIRTSLQMRELQPQIKALQKKYGDDRQRMTLEMQKLQKEHGFNPLMGCLPVLVQTPVFIGLYHVLRSFNRTGTGYGGLGMSIEDNAHTANYVFSAADVQSFLSARLFGAPISAAINTPESTLASFASHGGVPTVATIAAVAIPLMVIAAVATHFNARASVARQSPEAAAGPQAALMNKLMLWVFPLGVLVGGPALMIAILLYWVSNNVWTYVQQHVVFARIDREVAAKQRELAQQRQAHAPRPGARPTVNQKTPPRKQNRKTANRR, from the coding sequence ATGCTCGATTTCATCTACTACCCGGTGTCCGCGATCCTGTGGTTCTGGCACAAGGCGTTCGGCTCGATACTCGGTCCGGACAGCGGCTTCGCCTGGGCGCTGGCCGTGGTGTTCCTGGTGTTCACCCTGCGCCTGCTGCTGCTCGGGCCGGCGATCCGGCAGATACGTACGAGCCTCCAGATGCGGGAACTGCAACCGCAGATCAAGGCCCTGCAGAAGAAGTACGGCGACGACCGCCAACGCATGACGCTGGAGATGCAGAAGCTGCAGAAGGAACACGGCTTCAACCCGTTGATGGGCTGCCTGCCGGTCCTGGTGCAGACGCCGGTGTTCATCGGGCTCTACCACGTTCTGCGCTCGTTCAACCGGACCGGAACCGGTTACGGCGGCCTCGGGATGTCGATCGAGGACAACGCGCACACCGCGAATTACGTCTTCAGCGCGGCCGATGTGCAGTCGTTCCTCAGCGCGCGATTGTTCGGTGCGCCGATCTCGGCGGCGATCAACACCCCGGAGAGCACGCTGGCGTCGTTCGCGTCCCATGGCGGTGTCCCGACGGTCGCCACGATCGCGGCCGTGGCGATTCCGTTGATGGTGATCGCCGCCGTCGCCACGCACTTCAACGCACGTGCATCGGTGGCACGGCAGAGTCCGGAAGCGGCAGCGGGCCCGCAGGCGGCGTTGATGAACAAGCTCATGCTCTGGGTCTTTCCGTTGGGTGTCCTCGTCGGCGGACCGGCCTTGATGATCGCGATCCTGCTGTACTGGGTGAGCAACAACGTCTGGACGTACGTGCAGCAACACGTCGTGTTCGCCCGGATCGACCGGGAAGTGGCCGCCAAGCAACGCGAACTCGCGCAGCAGCGGCAAGCCCACGCGCCCAGGCCCGGTGCCCGGCCCACGGTGAACCAGAAGACGCCCCCGCGGAAACAGAACCGCAAGACGGCGAACCGGCGCTGA